The DNA region CAGTAAAATAATACagtaatgaataaatataatttattttaataaattaccATAAATAACAGTAAGAGTGGTGAAAGGACTACAAACTAAATCGATCTTACTTTATTCATATCAATGactcaaatgtgtgtgtgtacatgttgtatacacacacacatttgagaaCACACAAACTCGTCTTTTTTGAGGTGGATTAAGAGactgggcggggggggggggtgaagggtcCTCCTGATCACTGAACCTTATCTGGAGAGGCTCTACAGCAGCTGCGATGAGCCGGACAGATAACAGAGCAGCGTCAGCAAGGTCAGCAGAAGACTGACGGACAGACACGTCCGCCGAAGACAATCTGACGATTTGTCTCTGAAGAGTCCTCAACACACAAAGTCCTAGTTGAACTTTTTACATGTACAGTGTTTGACACCGATTATAAATGCACCCTACATAAGTGCAGTGATGCTCTTAGCAGGAGGATGGATGTTAACAGAGAAGGTCAGAGGAACCTGCTCTCGGCTTCAGAAGAAAAACTGTGAAGACACACGTTAACAGAGAtgttggacagacacacacactgctacacacacactgctacacacacagcctctctcCTCTGGTGCTCTGCTCAGCACGGCTCTAACAACCCAGCTCTGATTCCAACCATCAGACCAGAACTATTACACACGGGCCGCATACCAATACGTTGCACTCGCTGGCTGAACGGTGAGCGTTCAACAAAACGTCTCATAAATCTTTTAGCTTTATCGGAAGctgatttctcttctttttttaaagtcatTGTTACACAAAGACAATTGTCCCCAGCATTTGATTTTCAGCAGCAtctgtgatttattgttttctttacagacGGCGGAGACTCGAGCCGTCATTCAGAtccctgaggaggaaggaggaagttCTGAGCCCCCCCCTCGGTGCGCTCACTCTCCTGCCTGCCTGTGTAAGGCTGTCAAATGGGAAGAGGTCTGTCGGGGGGGGGTAATTTATTTCTGCCTGTCGGGGGATATCAAACCGTGTGCCTCACTGGAGGGTGAGGAGCCTTCattctccccccctccttccctcctccactcTATACTGTCTGAAATGGGATGCCCTCTCAATCCCCATTCCATTGCTGCAGGAGTCAGGAAGCTGATAAAGCCTGGATATCAAAGACTATTAATGATTTTCCTGCAGCTTTGCATCTACAGTAGTTTCCCATTAAAGCAGAGGGAGTCAGAGGTTTTCCTATACGTCCACATGGGAAACTGCTTAATATGAACTGATAGTTTTAGATTTGCATCCTTGTTTTGTACCAATGTCGAGCACGTATGCATGTGTAGGTGTTTTATGTCTTTCATTGTTTGTGGTCACacatcagttttaatcccttGTCAGTTTCTACTGCgttttcttatttgtttatttgatgtaTCCGCCTTGTTTTATCTCTGTAATAACCTTCAatattgtttattctttatCTGGCGGAGCGCTGCTGTTATTCCGTCCCTTCCTTTATTTAATCTGTTGTGTTGCATTGTCAAGCACTTTGTCACATTTCTTCTGAAAAGCGGTGGCATGTGGGTTGTGGGAtagaataatatattttatattccaatggtattttaaaaaaattgtttccATGAACTGAATCACTTGAACTTGAAAAACATGAGGCAAGAAAAGGTTTTACATTTCACGGTAAAAATCACTTTGTGAAATAGTTTAAGTTTTGCAGTTCACAAATGTTTTACTCAGTCTTACTAATCTTATTTTATCATTCTCTTTTCTAAGCAGACAAAATCTTTGTTACCTATTAACCACTTAATAGTTGACTGATAAAGTTTTGCTATAAGCTGAAGTAGAATATCTCACAAATCTTCATATCAGCAGCTGTAAGGAACAAAAAGACAGAGCAACAGACAGAAGATCAACTGTTATGTTGTAATTTATCCTCTAaataacatcatcatcatcttcatcatcatcatcatcatcatcatcatcatcatcatcatcatcatcatcatcatcatcatcatcatcatcatcatcatcatcatcatcatcatcatcatcatcatcgtcatcatcatcatcatcatcatcatcatcatcatcatcatcatcacctcctGATACCAGACATCTGACCCTCTGCATAACGGTTCCAGCAGTTGTATTAGAAACGTCAGCAGGACATAATATATGCAAACGTCTATGACatcagtgtccatcacttttagctgtcctctggaaacacttccgttgTCGTTTTCTGTATTGCTGCACGTTTCTGTGatatgttgtgtagtgttgtgttgtgaaattgatgaagatgttttccacctgcatgtgttttgtccacttgcatgtgttttcttaagttgctgtgcgttgagctctcagggccaccgtagttcCCAATGTGAACAGAGTGGAAAGAGTTAAACAAAAccaggaagtggagcagagcagcaggggaggggCCATCACCAGCGTCATCATACTGAAATGAAACTCAACGAGGAAAGTTACAGTTTGCTCGTCACTTCAAGCTGCTGCATCTAAAACTCGCAAACTTCACAGGTAAATTTAAACCTTTCTTTAAATATAACAGATTATTCAGCACAGATATGAGTTATAACTGCCTCCCATGTTTTTGTCCAGATATGGCTTCAGCCAGctctctgctgtcagaggagaggTTACTGTGTTCCATCTGTCTGGACGTGTTCACAGACCCAGTCACGATGTCGTGTGGACACAACTTCTGCAGCTCATGTATCCACACGTACTGGGACAGCAGGGACACTTGCCAGTGTCCCTTGTGCAAACGGAAATTCTCCACAAGACCTGAACTTCAAGTCAACACTTTCATCTCAGAGTTAGCTGATGAGTTTAAGAAGTTGGTTCAAGTCAAAGCCTCGACTCCAGGCCCACAGCTTCTGGAGGTTGACGTTCTTTGTGACTTCTGCTCTGAGATGAAAGAAAAGGCCGTTAAATCTTGCCTGACGTGTCTGACTTCTTTCTGTGAGTCACACCTGGAGCCGCATCGGAGAGTTGCTGGGCTCAAAGGTCACACATTATTAGAGCCAGTGAAGAATCTCGACGACAGGATGTGcaagacacacaacaagatGACCGAGCTGTACTGCTTGAAGGAGCAGGCCTTCATTTGCGTCCTGTGTTTGAAAGCTGATCACAAGGGTCACAACGCCGTCCTCCTGGAGGAGCAATATGAAAAAGTGGCGTCAACAAAAGACGAGGCACAGGCAAACATGCAGAAGTTGATACAGACACGGATTGAGAAGATAGCCGAGGTTGAAAAATTACTCGATGTCAGCCAGGTAGATTCTGAAAAAGAGGAACAAGCCGCCGTGCAGGTGTTCACCGAGTTGATCCAGTCCATTCAGGCGAGCCAGGCCGAGCTAGTTGAGGCGATCAAGCAGAGGCACAGTGCAATAAAGCAAAAGGGTGAAGAGTTTCTCAAAGAACTGAGGAGGGAAGTGACTGAGCTCAAGAGCCGAAGCAGTCAGCTAGAAcatctgtcacagtcacaggatcACTATCATTTCCTCCAGAGCTTCTCGACCTTGTCCAAACCTCCACACAAGAGCTGCCCCGACACAGATCTCGGCCCTGACCTGTCTTTCCAGGCAACGCAAGGTCACCTGACTCGGCTGAAACAGAGAGTCGAGGAAAAAATGGAAGAGATTCTTGAgatcagaatgaaaagaatgagAGAGCACGCGGTCGACTTGACCCTTGACCCTGACACTGCATATCACTCACTTGTCATAAGCGAAGACGGAAAACATGTTATAGTAAAAGACAACATTGAAAAGGACAAAGTTACAGACAATCCAAAGAGATTTCATACATGTCAGGTTTTGGCAAAAGAGGGATTCATGACAGGgaagttttactttgaggtgCAGGTGAAAGGAAAGATACGTTGGAACATTGGCGTGGCCAGGGAGTCGGTGGATAGAAAGAACAAGACAAGTGCGTCAGTTAAAAATGGATATTGGTGCATTAGATTGTTTGAgggcaaatataaaacaactgcaGAACCTATAATGTTGAAAGAAGAGCTTCAGAAGGTGGGCGTCTTTGTAGACTACAACAAAGGTGAAGTGTCTTTTTACAATGCAGACTCTAAATCACGCATCGGTTGTATCACAGGCTGCTGCTTTACAGAGAAACTTTATCCGCACTTCTGCCCTCAGCCGAATTATAATGGAAGAAACTCCGCCCCTCTCATCATTACACCTGTACCTCAAACTCACTAGTCCATCCGTCCCATTCTGGAGAACGCGAAACCCATGAAAGTCAAgtgggaatttctttaaattcggtacaaacattcacttggaatcCAGGATGAACTGGTTAGAATctggtagccaaaggtcaaaggtcatggagGCATCACAGAAcaacaaatgagaaaatgttgattatttatcattttgaatCAAAGATCTATTGATGAATTacattggtcaaaggtcacagggaccCCATATAAatttggaaaaaatgtatggACACAGTGCATGTTTCTAGTAATTGTTACTGTCTGAtccttttatataaaaatggtaAAGTTTACTGTCATAATGTGGTGTTGGTTTTAATTCAAGTATTTTATCAAGTGTTTCAATCGTTGAAATATTTGcataataaactgaatatatacagattctgttgtgtcattctttcatgtcacagctcagctggatttatatattaaagactaAAGCAGTTCCTCTACACATCACACTACTCGTAGGATTACAGTCCGAGGCCCCCAGTGTTTGGAGCAGATCACAGGTTCAGTATTTTGCGAGATAAATGTTAAGGGGCCTAAACTACATCTTATTACAAGAGCTCTGTCTCAATGATCGTGGAAAATTTGCTAAACTGTAAacgtttttaattcatttttataaataataaactttatttctgcAGATGTCTACTGTTAACCCTCGGAGACCCACTGAGCTGTATACAATCtcaaatatcatgttgtctttagaCAGAACTTACTCCTCTGGTCTGAGCTGGAGACATGCCGTGTTTTTCTGTTACACTGAATAAACAGCGCTAACAAGAAAGCCCCTGTTTGCATGTGGCTCCAGAGCCGAGGGTTGTCGACCCCTGTGTGGAACCGAATTTGTAAGATGTATTGGACGTTTTTGTGTCTCCTATTATgggataaaaatgaaatgagtgAAACTACAAGTTAGTAAACGTGCGTCCTTCTGTTCATGcctatttgcttttatttgtttccctgcaacaacaaatcaaactgaaacttGGTTTTCACTCATCAACACTTCGTTTACATCCTGACTCCGGCTGCTGCACTGAAACGTGGACGTGGTCAATGTTGAAACTGTGGATGAAGTCATGTTAAAAGTCTGTCCAGGAAAAACCCATTGGCCCTCGACCATGTTAACAAAGGCTCCTCATCCGGCAGTCAAGTCAATTCTCCCTCTGACAAGTGACTTGACAACTATGGTTATGGAAAGACAGAATGAGCCGGTCATGCCTAAGTGATCTTGATTGATTTGGGATCCAGCCTTCAGTCAATGTTTCAGTGCCCACAGGAGGcagagctgtcaatcacagccGGAGACAAGGCCTCGGCTAAGTTTGGTGCCGCAAATCAATGCGACATCACCGGCTGCTATCGGGGGGGGAAATGAAGCCTTTGTGTGGAAGTGAATGAGACGGAAGGAAAATCTTTGTGATATCTTTCCATCTCGAGTTGACAGTGACGACGAAGATCGAAGGAGGAAAGGAGCCAACTCTGGAGATGGAGACGTATTTTATTTGAGTGACACAGCCCGAACATGCATcataaaataaaccacacacacacactgaacaatcATCTCTTCAAATTGTGACTATTACGTGAACTTATACATCAATGACATATTTACCAGCTGCAGTAAAAAGCTGGTATAAACTTTATTGAGATTTCGGAGATAAACAGAACAGACTTGGCTAATAATTTTAAAACTGGAGCTCTATATTTAAGTAagtctttgttttcattgatcTAAACTTCACGCATGGATCGGCAGATTTAACAACATGGAAGTTTCCGGTGAACTTATTAAAAGCTGCAGATGAGTGCAGCTTTTAATAAACTGCGAatgatttaatgagccattcgcagtttcactgtaccggccgtgtgtacttagacttgcatggcttaatctttgagacaagcataTGCTACTGGCAGGATCAACCAGGTAGCCCTCAACGCACAGAGGAGACCACTTCTGCAAATTACTGGGTTGTGTAAGGTGAACTCCATGATGACAACTATTGCATTACAAAGCAGGTAAAAGTTTCCTCCCACACAAACCATACGGATGTATGAACAGTAAGatgcatcctcctcctcatgagCTTATCCACTACAACAAGCAGCAGTCAAGTCAAGAAAGTcttgtttaaaatgaaatgtagcTGTTAACTCATTGATCTCCAACTGGCAACTTGTGGAAAAACTCTCAACTTGGAGATACCAGCTTGTTTTAGCTGAGCACAGTTTTCTAAAGCGTGTGTAGCAGGGACACAGATGAGGACGACAAGGACAACCGGATGAGAAAAGACACACATTTCCTCCGATGTGTGAAGGTTATGAAATGAGATTACCTCTGACAGACGAGGCATAAGTGTCCAACAGAACCATCTGTCGGTGAGCTGAAATCCTTTGTGAAACAAATGTCCCTCCTGTTGATCTCTAACATCTACGGAGAGCGATGCACGTCATGTTCTCGTTAAAGCTTTCAAAACTTTGCTTAGATCTCGAATGACGTCTTTTCAATATGGTGTGAGCAGGTTGTTTTCACACAACACGTACAAACCCTAAGCTTGGATGCAGCCGTTCATTACATTCACACCGATCCATCTTTTTTCAGTGGAGCATTCACCAGCTGGATCAGGTCCACGCTCGGTCGGGGAAATGAGAAAGACGCCACTTCCAAACTCATTACGATGGGACAGCTGTTCCGGCGGGGACTCTCCAAAATCAACAATCACTTCCTGGGCAGCCGATCGTGGCTCATGAGTCTCGTCCCGGCGCCAAAGTCACTCTGGTGCTGCCGCTCTACGTTTTTAACACCTCTCAATTGGGCACGGTGCTGTAGAACCTGACTGCTTTAACCAGACGCATCAAGCTGATACATCTCTTACCACTGTGTTATGGCTGTGACAGTCGCGGGGAAGGGAACAGTCTTTGCAGCACATTTGAACAGATGAGATTCTCAGTACATGGTCCTGGAAACTAGAGCGGTTAGAGTTTGATTCCCTGGGGCCACTTGGTCTGAAATGAATGCACTTGACCACCTATCCACCAAATGGGACCTTTCATATCCCGCTGAGAGGGAGCAGCCTCATGTTTATTATATCACGCTGCTTTGGCATGTCGTGAATCAACTAGCATTCCTTGACAAGTAAATCTCATTAGGGGTATAtttggttgtgtctgtgtgtatgtgtgtgtgtgtgtgtgtgtgtgtgtgtgtgtgtgtgtgtgtgagtgtgtgtgtgtgtgtgtgtgtgtgtgtgtgtgtgtgtgtgtgtgtgtgtgtgtgtgtgtgtgtgtgtgtgtgtgtgtgtgtgtgtgtgtgtgtgagagagggccGATGTGTTACATATGTTGTTGGGACCTAAACCTGTTTATACACCAACATTGTGGGGACTTTCCTTATGGGGACATAAAGGTAATTCCCCATAAATCATAAATTTgtacaaatgaaaatataacatataaaaaaGGTGAAGGCATGTTTTTAGTGTAGGTTAGAGTTATGCATGTAGGAGTTATGatacatgactgtgtgtgtgtgtgtgtgtgtgtgtgtgtgtgtgtgtgtgtgtgtgtgtgtgtgtgtgtgtgtgtgtgtgtgtgtgtgtgtgtgtgtgtgtgtgtgtgtgtgtgcgtgtgtgtgtgtgtgtgtgtgtatgtgtgagtgagagtaTGAGAAAGTCaggggaggatgaagaggagcaggactAAGTGTTATCCCGGCAGATGTTCAACATCTCAGCCGTCCAGGCCAACCACAGCACGGCCTTGTGGGTAACGCCCTGGTGTGTGACTGGCTCTCTGGGGACACgcgtgggaggggggggaaagtgAGCCCAGATGTCCAGCTCCTGTCTGCAGCTGATTTACAGCCCAGCCAACGCAGggaaagaggagctgctgttagGGCAGACCCCCTTATTAGAGGGAGTCGTGATGCAGGGTGTGCGTGTTAACGACAGGTTTGCACTCTCGTTTGTTTGTATTGACGTGGCGCTGCTCGGGGGGGAAGAGCAGTCCTCTCTGGAGGAGAGCGTGTTGAAGTGTCCtcgagcaagacactgaacacCTGTCTGCTCTGACTGTCTGTGAttatgtgaatgggtgaataagACGTCAACTTTGAGTCGTTGACGGATTACACAGAATTCAATAAGAGCACTAAAGTGACACATTTTATCTTTACATGCGGAGGCTGCGTAATGGAACAATATCAACGAGTCAATAGAAAACCATTAAATTTCCAGTGATGTTTCACAGTGAGAACAACAGAGAATGTGTcagttatgtttttaaaagctAAAACATTTGGCATCGCCGTCCTTTTTGCAGCCAAAATCACAATTCACCTGCCAAACTGATTTAATTGTTCTGACAGCAGGTGTGCACGGTGCTTCCCAGGTCTGCACAGGTTTAATCTGAGAAAAGGAAACGACAGAGGAGCCACTGGTTGTATCCACCAGTGAGGTGGGGAGTCAGCTCCGAGTCAATTCTATTCATTCCTGTTCATTTTCAATTACTTCCTAATCAGTGCCTGCTGGGAAGTGGTTTTAACTCATCAAAACAAAGAGCAAAGGGAATAAAAGACTTGCTTGTTCAGATTTTGCTGCTGAACACAATCCAAGTGGAATAATGATATAGGACCAAGAAATATTGGTTCCATGTAGTGAAGATGTAAAATTTGAAATTATCTCTATTCTACATTCAGGAACCAGTATATACAGTGAAATTGACAGCGGTCAAACCTGGAGTTGCAATTTGCTTTGAACTCTAAATTGAATATAGTGAATATAaagttcttttattttgcaaacACTAATGAATGatacagatttgtgtgtgtcaaTATTTGTTGTTCTAAATGTGGCCTTACAGGAACCCACAGTTCCATCTGAATGTAACATACACACATTTGAATCTTTTCAATTCCCACTTGTGTTTAGTGTCATAATAACTTTTGAAATCTGTCTGTTATATCAGCCCCCCCCACGCTGTGCAGCCCGTCACTAATTATCACTTCCCCCTTTCGATGTAAACATCATAATATGTCATTATGCAAATGCTCAATAATGAATGCCTTTGCCCTGCGCCTCTGTCGGGGACTCAGCGAGGAAGTGCCAGAGAATTCATCAGCAGATTCATCAGCAGATTCATCAGcatgcaggagcagcttggacttcagaggggggggggggggggggctgcactcGCCTTACTACGACCAGCTCGGCTTTATTTACAGGAAGCTGGATCCTTCTCCTGGCTGCAGTTTTAATGAGGGCACGGTGGGGCAGGTTTGCAACGATTGACGTGGAACATcttgtataatttatttataacatttttaatgaacTTATTGCTCAATGCTCCACACCACACGGCTGTTTGTCAAAGTTTATATCTAAATGAGCGCATCCATTATCTATGATGACAAAATTGTCCGTACTGAAAGTAAACTAATTCCTGCATATTTTTAAAGTTAATAACTTTTTACATACACAAGCTCTATTAACCTTCGCTGATTGAAACAAACAATCTTAATAACAAACTTATCATATATTTGGAAATCACAGAAAAACATTACCAGCCCAATAAATGGAGAGACAGTTTCCAATGTTGACTTCAACCAATCAGGGAAATCGGTTTGGTTTCAGGGagagtaacacaaacacaaatacctGTGAGCACGAGAATGGAATATTGTTTGTCTGACAAGTTGTCTTTTATGGTCAATTTAACACTGAGGAGACGagcaaatgtcaaaaaaactcTTTGAATTATGTATGAAGTCTTCCACACTTCGCTCCCGTCTCCACCGAGTCAAACCACAGCTTGTTATTCAAAGCTCTCGTCTGCTTTACACTATTTGTGATATACGTCTGGGTTTTGAATTTGCAATTGCCTTCGTCTTTTTAAATTCATGTTTGCAATGTACAAAAATTATATCTTTATAATCTAGTCTATCGTCGCTGTGTatgtttaagtgtttaagtGATTAAACTGACTTGATTCCTCAGGGTGAAATTCAGCCTCAGACATTAATTGTTGGACCCTTATTAAAAGTAATTATAAGCATAACCAGCTCTTCCTCCCTACCACAATAAGTGTTCTCACCTTT from Limanda limanda chromosome 5, fLimLim1.1, whole genome shotgun sequence includes:
- the LOC133001858 gene encoding zinc finger protein RFP-like, with protein sequence MASASSLLSEERLLCSICLDVFTDPVTMSCGHNFCSSCIHTYWDSRDTCQCPLCKRKFSTRPELQVNTFISELADEFKKLVQVKASTPGPQLLEVDVLCDFCSEMKEKAVKSCLTCLTSFCESHLEPHRRVAGLKGHTLLEPVKNLDDRMCKTHNKMTELYCLKEQAFICVLCLKADHKGHNAVLLEEQYEKVASTKDEAQANMQKLIQTRIEKIAEVEKLLDVSQVDSEKEEQAAVQVFTELIQSIQASQAELVEAIKQRHSAIKQKGEEFLKELRREVTELKSRSSQLEHLSQSQDHYHFLQSFSTLSKPPHKSCPDTDLGPDLSFQATQGHLTRLKQRVEEKMEEILEIRMKRMREHAVDLTLDPDTAYHSLVISEDGKHVIVKDNIEKDKVTDNPKRFHTCQVLAKEGFMTGKFYFEVQVKGKIRWNIGVARESVDRKNKTSASVKNGYWCIRLFEGKYKTTAEPIMLKEELQKVGVFVDYNKGEVSFYNADSKSRIGCITGCCFTEKLYPHFCPQPNYNGRNSAPLIITPVPQTH